The Gammaproteobacteria bacterium genome contains the following window.
CCCGCACGACATTCAACGGTAATCGGCACATCCGGCAGTGCCACGTGGATCGGGACGAGTTTTTTAGCCGGCTGCGTGCGTTACGCCGTCGCAGGGATAACGAGGTTTAATCTCGATATTAAAACCTGCTGGAGATCCACGATCGTTAGGTGAGGCCAATAACGACAGATATTACTGGGTCGTAGCGTCTTCGCGGATCGTTTCGACGCAAGTCCAGCCCCAGGAACCCAGCTTTTCAATGAATTCGTTGGCTTTTGCGTCACAGTAGGAACCATCGTTTTGTGCATTCCAAAGAATCTGGTCTTCGACGCCTTCGGTCAATTTCTTGTAAACGACCTGGCAGGGGGCCGGCGACGGTCCCAATCTCTCTACGTGCACTTCCCGAACGTCGTTGCCAAAACGGCAGCTCCAGGAATCTGCATATGCACTCAGTGGCGTTAGCAATGTGATTAAAAGTAGCAGTTTATTTCGATCGAGAAGTGTCATCTCACATCCTCCAGTATAGATTCACTATTTTATGCGCCCGCTCTACCGCGGACAACGTTCAGGACAGGCTAATTTAACTTAGCTCATAATTGAGAAAATTTCATTAGAGAATAATATTCCGGGCGATTGTAATCTATTTCGGTTTCGAATATCGAGTCAGCTCGAAAATCAATGTGACTTACTGCGTTTTGCCATCCATGCCCGTGCCAGTTTTTGTGCTTCAGCTACCTGATTCGGGCTCATTATCCGGGTTAACTTTTCAAGCTGAATCCTGGCCTTGTGATGCCCTTGTGCCGAGGCAACATTCAACCACAAATGCGCCCGGCAATAATCCTGTAAAACGCCCGTGCCTTTGATATGCATTAAACCCAGGTAGTACTGGCTGACAGCACAACCCCCGCCGGCCAGCTTGACAAAGTCCTTGTATGCGCGGTGATAAGATCCCGCAATGAAGGACTCGAAGGCATGATTGAATCTTTTCCTGCTGCTGTCCTCGATGCCTGTCGCACCCATGACCTCGTACCAGTCGCCGGCAGTTGCGGAGGGTATCTGCAGTAATTGGCCCACTTCTTTGTCTACGCTGTGGTGATTGGCAGCCATCAGATTTCCGTATGTTGTAATAGATCAGTTTGCCGATGTGGGGAATGCGTATCTTCGCCGCGAATTTGAATACCTTCGGGAACATCGATCCCAAGCACCACCTGGCCCTGTTTGTTGTTGATAACAGTTACCCTGATAACTTCATCGATGATGACAGATTGATGATTTGTACAGCCTAGCACCAGCATAGTGCTCCTCGCTTCCGGAAACCCTCCGAGAGAATATATCGCTTATAGCCGCGGCAAGTATGTGACCGGCTTCTCGTTAATATCGAACTGCGTTATGAAAGCTACCAACCAATATGGAACAGTCTAATCACGGTTATCGGCCTGGTAGAGTTCCGGCCATTGCAGCTTCACCACGGGACTGTCTGCGGCGTAGGTATGGCAGGTGTTGAGAAACCCGTTCGAACCAGCTTTCGCTTTACCTTCACCGCGCTTCATTTTTGCACTGACGATAGTCTGGATCGCGGTCGTTGCGATCGGCCCAAGTAGTTCAGTCAAGTGGGTGCAGCCTTTGTTGCTCCCCATGGCCCGTTTCGATTTGTCGGTCCATCCCGGGGCAATCTTGAGACCAACCAGATTTTTGGCAAGGGTTATGACTGATTTACAGTAGTTGTAAGGTGATGCGTCGATCACGGCGTCGACCTCGAGCACTTCAAGTTCGAGATTAACGGTCAGGCGAATCGACATGTCATGCAAGGCCTCATCCGCCTCAATCCAGCCACCCCGATCCCTGTTTTTGAAACGATATGGCTTGGTGTCGACGATGCGTCCCTCGATGTCCCACAACTCATCCTCACGTTGATAGCCATGACAGGTAACGACACGGGTATGTGTCAATTTGCGTTTTGCAGGGCTGGTTAATGGCACGGCATTTCTCCAGACGTCGAATTTTACTGATTAAAAAACACCATGACATTATCATGCAGTATTAAATTGGGACACCCATCAATGCATAATTCTCACCATATTGTGAAAATGAGCGATCGCGGTAAAGGCATCCTGATGTCGCTGGGTGGCGTGTTCGTATTAAGTCCGGACAGTCTTTTGATTCGGTTGGCGGCACTGGATGATTTCACGCTGATATTCTACCGGGGGCTGTTTCCAGTATTTGCGATCAGCCTGATTCTCTGGATTTACTATCGCGACCGATTCGTGCCGG
Protein-coding sequences here:
- a CDS encoding DUF2889 domain-containing protein translates to MPLTSPAKRKLTHTRVVTCHGYQREDELWDIEGRIVDTKPYRFKNRDRGGWIEADEALHDMSIRLTVNLELEVLEVDAVIDASPYNYCKSVITLAKNLVGLKIAPGWTDKSKRAMGSNKGCTHLTELLGPIATTAIQTIVSAKMKRGEGKAKAGSNGFLNTCHTYAADSPVVKLQWPELYQADNRD
- a CDS encoding carbon storage regulator, which gives rise to MLVLGCTNHQSVIIDEVIRVTVINNKQGQVVLGIDVPEGIQIRGEDTHSPHRQTDLLQHTEI